In one Salvelinus fontinalis isolate EN_2023a chromosome 16, ASM2944872v1, whole genome shotgun sequence genomic region, the following are encoded:
- the LOC129812756 gene encoding BSD domain-containing protein 1-like isoform X1, which produces MAEGEGCEGWWGGWLQQSFQAVKDKSSEAYEFIKRDLTEFSNVVQHDTACSIVATASAVRSKLAVEGSSDTTEKVKKSLSSFLGVITDTLAPPQDMTIDCDVITLVATPAGTTEVYDSTKARLYSLQADPATYCNEPDGPLEQFDVWLSCFSLEERKGEISDLLVNSPSIRALYTKMVPAAVAHSEFWQRYFYKVFQLYQEEARRVALKQRAEQTTHTEALGWEEEDEDDFLGVTSSSRLDFTPPLEDPATKLSPLTPVTMATTPLSPIPSPSGERSSTLSLSSDSGSLPTQVELRPARPHPAVVELAQKLNKASLEESEPEGQQEEEREQGQPEVQVESPSQPEPTGKATAERVTVQAPTTRPETEGPQDLRVFELNSDSGKSTPSNNGKKGSSTDVSEDWEKDFDLDMTEEEVQMALSRVAATGELEDWENWD; this is translated from the exons ATGGCTGAAGG GGAAGGCTGTGAAGGCTGGTGGGGAGGCTGGCTTCAGCAAAGCTTCCAGGCCGTCAAAGATAAG TCATCTGAGGCGTATGAGTTTATAAAGCGTGACCTGACAGAGTTCTCCAACGTAGTGCAACATGATACTGCGTGCTCCATCGTCGCCACAGCAAGTGCTGTTAGAAGCAAACTAGCG GTGGAGGGCTCCTCTGACACCACAGAGAAGGTGAAGAAGAGCCTGTCCAGTTTCTTAGGCGTGATAACAGACACCCTCGCTCCTCCCCAGGACATGACCATTGACTGTGATGTCATCACGCTAGTGGCAACTCCTGCAGGCACCACAGAGGTGTATGACAGCACCAAG GCTCGTCTCTACAGTCTACAAGCTGACCCTGCTACATACTGCAATGAGCCTGATG GTCCCCTAGAGCAGTTTGATGTGTGGCTCTCCTGCTTCagtctggaggagaggaaaggagagatctCTGACCTCCTGGTCAACAGCCCCTCCATCAGGGCCCTTTACACCAAAATG GTGCCAGCAGCGGTAGCCCATTCTGAATTCTGGCAGCGGTATTTCTACAAAGTCTTTCAGTTGTACCAG gaggaggcGAGAAGAGTGGCCCTGaagcagagagcagagcagactaCCCACACAGAGGCTCTGggctgggaggaggaggatgaag ATGACTTCCTTGGCGTGACGTCTTCATCTCGCCTAGACTTCACACCCCCATTGGAAGACCCCGCGACAAAGCTGTCCCCACTCACACCAGTCACCATGGCGACGACCCCGCTCAGCCCCATCCCGTCTCCGAGTGGGGAGcgctcctctaccctctccttgaGCAGCGACAGTGGCAGCCTGCCCACCCAGGTGGAGTTGAGACCAGCCAGGCCACATCCTGCAGTCGTGGAGCTGGCCCAGAAACTCAACAAGGCCAGCCTGGAGGAGAGCGAGCCAGAagggcagcaggaggaggagagggaacaggggCAGCCTGAAGTTCAGGTAGAGTCCCCATCCCAGCCTGAGCCCACAGGGAAAGCTACAGCTGAGAGAGTAACAGTCCAGGCTCCTACCACCAGACCAGAGACAGAGGGGCCCCAGGACCTGAGGGTGTTTGAGCTCAACTCTGACAGTGGGAAATCTACACCTTCAAACAATGGCAAGAAAG GGTCCAGCACAGATGTCAGTGAGGACTGGGAGAAGGACTTTGACCTGGACATGACAGAAGAGGAGGTGCAGATGGCGCTGTCTAGAGTTGCCGCTACAGGAGAG CTGGAGGATTGGGAGAACTGGGACTGA
- the LOC129812756 gene encoding BSD domain-containing protein 1-like isoform X2: MEGCEGWWGGWLQQSFQAVKDKSSEAYEFIKRDLTEFSNVVQHDTACSIVATASAVRSKLAVEGSSDTTEKVKKSLSSFLGVITDTLAPPQDMTIDCDVITLVATPAGTTEVYDSTKARLYSLQADPATYCNEPDGPLEQFDVWLSCFSLEERKGEISDLLVNSPSIRALYTKMVPAAVAHSEFWQRYFYKVFQLYQEEARRVALKQRAEQTTHTEALGWEEEDEDDFLGVTSSSRLDFTPPLEDPATKLSPLTPVTMATTPLSPIPSPSGERSSTLSLSSDSGSLPTQVELRPARPHPAVVELAQKLNKASLEESEPEGQQEEEREQGQPEVQVESPSQPEPTGKATAERVTVQAPTTRPETEGPQDLRVFELNSDSGKSTPSNNGKKGSSTDVSEDWEKDFDLDMTEEEVQMALSRVAATGELEDWENWD; the protein is encoded by the exons AT GGAAGGCTGTGAAGGCTGGTGGGGAGGCTGGCTTCAGCAAAGCTTCCAGGCCGTCAAAGATAAG TCATCTGAGGCGTATGAGTTTATAAAGCGTGACCTGACAGAGTTCTCCAACGTAGTGCAACATGATACTGCGTGCTCCATCGTCGCCACAGCAAGTGCTGTTAGAAGCAAACTAGCG GTGGAGGGCTCCTCTGACACCACAGAGAAGGTGAAGAAGAGCCTGTCCAGTTTCTTAGGCGTGATAACAGACACCCTCGCTCCTCCCCAGGACATGACCATTGACTGTGATGTCATCACGCTAGTGGCAACTCCTGCAGGCACCACAGAGGTGTATGACAGCACCAAG GCTCGTCTCTACAGTCTACAAGCTGACCCTGCTACATACTGCAATGAGCCTGATG GTCCCCTAGAGCAGTTTGATGTGTGGCTCTCCTGCTTCagtctggaggagaggaaaggagagatctCTGACCTCCTGGTCAACAGCCCCTCCATCAGGGCCCTTTACACCAAAATG GTGCCAGCAGCGGTAGCCCATTCTGAATTCTGGCAGCGGTATTTCTACAAAGTCTTTCAGTTGTACCAG gaggaggcGAGAAGAGTGGCCCTGaagcagagagcagagcagactaCCCACACAGAGGCTCTGggctgggaggaggaggatgaag ATGACTTCCTTGGCGTGACGTCTTCATCTCGCCTAGACTTCACACCCCCATTGGAAGACCCCGCGACAAAGCTGTCCCCACTCACACCAGTCACCATGGCGACGACCCCGCTCAGCCCCATCCCGTCTCCGAGTGGGGAGcgctcctctaccctctccttgaGCAGCGACAGTGGCAGCCTGCCCACCCAGGTGGAGTTGAGACCAGCCAGGCCACATCCTGCAGTCGTGGAGCTGGCCCAGAAACTCAACAAGGCCAGCCTGGAGGAGAGCGAGCCAGAagggcagcaggaggaggagagggaacaggggCAGCCTGAAGTTCAGGTAGAGTCCCCATCCCAGCCTGAGCCCACAGGGAAAGCTACAGCTGAGAGAGTAACAGTCCAGGCTCCTACCACCAGACCAGAGACAGAGGGGCCCCAGGACCTGAGGGTGTTTGAGCTCAACTCTGACAGTGGGAAATCTACACCTTCAAACAATGGCAAGAAAG GGTCCAGCACAGATGTCAGTGAGGACTGGGAGAAGGACTTTGACCTGGACATGACAGAAGAGGAGGTGCAGATGGCGCTGTCTAGAGTTGCCGCTACAGGAGAG CTGGAGGATTGGGAGAACTGGGACTGA